Proteins from one Pontibacter korlensis genomic window:
- the dgt gene encoding dGTP triphosphohydrolase → MPNNTTTWDKLISKKRFETTDKKYTSDESVRGEFQRDYDRIVFSSAFRRLQNKTQVMPMPESDFVHTRLTHSLEASVVGRSLGRIVGKSILERYPQLAQEKNIQEADFGDVVAAACLAHDIGNPPFGHSGEDAISAFFQSDESQPYLANLSEAEKADLHRYEGNAAGFRVLTYTYPAHCSLPGGLSLTYTTLATFTKYPKESLPISSSKGNTSEKKYGFFQTEKAWFNTIAQELGLLKKGDEGEVFYHRHPLAFLVEAADDICYRIIDFEDGLKLGLVPQEQGLALLRQILNDDPNRKSSLTFYDWREEIGYLRARIIGRLIEETTVIFLQHEEEILAGTYDKPLINELSCKPVLDQVKDLSIKLIYQNRPVLEIEAAGFEVLGGLLDAGIKAVFKPESKHHRKLAALIPPHYLQLPSTTTDYERIIHICDFVTSLTDQAALGLYRKIKGIELPRMY, encoded by the coding sequence ATGCCTAACAACACTACCACCTGGGATAAACTCATCTCTAAAAAACGCTTCGAAACGACTGATAAAAAGTATACTTCAGATGAGTCGGTACGAGGCGAATTTCAGCGCGACTACGACCGTATTGTATTCTCCTCAGCCTTTAGAAGGCTGCAGAACAAAACGCAGGTGATGCCTATGCCAGAGAGTGATTTTGTGCACACGCGCCTTACCCACAGCCTGGAAGCCTCAGTGGTAGGGCGATCATTAGGCCGGATTGTAGGCAAAAGCATTCTGGAACGTTACCCACAGCTGGCACAGGAAAAGAATATACAGGAAGCTGACTTTGGAGATGTGGTAGCAGCGGCCTGTCTAGCTCATGATATTGGAAACCCGCCTTTTGGGCATTCCGGGGAGGACGCCATTTCGGCTTTCTTCCAGAGCGATGAGTCGCAGCCATACTTGGCTAACCTATCAGAAGCTGAAAAAGCTGACTTACACCGCTACGAAGGCAACGCTGCAGGTTTTCGTGTACTGACGTATACGTACCCGGCACACTGTAGCCTGCCCGGCGGACTTAGTTTAACCTATACTACACTGGCAACCTTTACCAAATATCCGAAAGAGTCGTTGCCTATCTCTTCAAGTAAAGGAAATACCAGTGAAAAGAAGTACGGCTTCTTTCAGACGGAGAAGGCATGGTTTAACACCATTGCGCAAGAGCTGGGCCTGCTGAAAAAAGGGGATGAGGGAGAGGTGTTTTACCACCGGCACCCACTGGCGTTCCTGGTGGAAGCCGCCGACGATATATGCTACCGCATCATTGATTTTGAAGATGGGCTGAAGCTGGGTTTAGTGCCACAGGAACAAGGGCTGGCTCTGCTTCGGCAGATACTGAACGATGACCCTAACCGTAAGTCAAGCCTTACTTTTTATGACTGGCGCGAGGAAATAGGATACCTGCGTGCACGTATCATCGGCAGGTTGATAGAAGAGACCACTGTTATTTTCCTACAGCATGAGGAAGAGATTCTAGCTGGCACATATGACAAGCCGCTAATAAACGAGCTAAGCTGTAAGCCTGTGCTAGACCAGGTCAAGGATCTGTCTATTAAGTTAATCTACCAAAACAGACCTGTATTAGAAATAGAAGCAGCAGGCTTTGAGGTGTTAGGGGGATTGTTAGACGCTGGAATAAAAGCTGTTTTCAAGCCTGAGTCGAAGCACCACCGTAAGCTGGCAGCACTCATTCCGCCCCACTACCTGCAACTACCGAGCACTACAACTGACTATGAGCGCATTATCCACATCTGCGACTTCGTTACTAGCTTAACAGATCAGGCGGCATTAGGGCTATACCGCAAAATAAAAGGGATTGAGTTGCCAAGGATGTATTAA
- a CDS encoding Hsp20/alpha crystallin family protein → MADLIKRRGGAPMRSVFSDFFSDVDRFFENDFLRMPSQVGRQMMSNVPATNIRENEKDFTIEVAAPGLNKEDFHIDVNEGVLTISSQREDERTDEQENFTRREYNYSSFSRSFRLPDTVKEDDIKARYENGVLHVSVPKGTEQERPRRRINID, encoded by the coding sequence ATGGCAGATTTAATAAAAAGGAGAGGAGGAGCACCGATGCGCTCTGTTTTCTCCGACTTCTTTAGCGATGTAGATCGCTTCTTCGAAAATGACTTTTTGAGAATGCCTTCACAAGTTGGCCGCCAGATGATGAGTAATGTGCCTGCCACCAACATTAGAGAAAACGAGAAGGACTTCACCATTGAGGTAGCTGCTCCTGGGCTAAACAAAGAGGATTTTCATATTGATGTGAATGAGGGTGTGCTGACAATCAGCTCTCAGCGAGAGGATGAGCGCACGGATGAACAGGAGAATTTTACCCGTCGTGAGTATAATTACAGCTCATTCAGCCGCTCTTTTCGCTTGCCCGATACTGTGAAAGAAGACGATATTAAGGCACGGTATGAAAACGGGGTACTGCACGTTTCTGTGCCCAAAGGTACAGAGCAGGAGCGGCCAAGGCGCCGGATTAACATTGACTAA
- a CDS encoding IPT/TIG domain-containing protein, with the protein MAKTNTPALACLRAALTLLLTLFASYTFASDNQHMVPLTLEERVQQAEMVIEGEVVRQESFWDARQENIYTSNIIKVYKLFKGEVQTELVEIVTEGGAIGLKKHVFSTALKLRQGQQGIFFLKRQQLVQRTPGKTALSTRAYGSQQGFVQYDVKNRTARGVFENYANVQELYDAVTKKTGKKFRTVTENQKLKVSAVQESQKQNQSAPLAPVITSFSPAVASAGTGRILTINGTGFGNTRGEGHVEFRNADDGGQTWVRPLPTEYISWTNTRITMYIPSVMQDEGTAGSGPIRVTTNDGSSFASVTPITLQFAYSNVEFDDKSFKPILTEQDNAGGYTILFAQSMDNRLPAKEGFRRAVNTWVCVSEINWKLGGSTTINAAADDGSSVIRFASQSTVGESVLARTISRYEGCASSSDTLFWVTEFDMEINEQIDWQYGPGGPSSQQFDFETVMLHELGHAHQLGHVNLPRAVMYYAIEYARLERDLSSLDIEGAELVMAHSLEQGETLDEFLCRDMPGPIEPSQSSECNLAPEVLTLEAEFTTSNAVLVSWTTRNEQDIDNFIVQRSSDGVNWSDVGTVESEGPSNGGELQYTFTDLDPLRNQSYYRLEVVYQNGESSFSPRVVVLNPADIRVLRYFPNPVSGQGSQNGSQLTLYYLVNRGATMQAQLYNAKGQIVKEYELNFSTGVSSYTLDLSSLAAGIYFLKWQESNQSGTEKILKL; encoded by the coding sequence ATGGCTAAAACGAATACTCCTGCTCTGGCGTGTCTGCGTGCTGCGCTTACACTGCTCCTTACTCTGTTTGCCTCTTATACTTTTGCCTCTGATAACCAGCATATGGTACCGCTCACGCTAGAAGAGCGTGTGCAGCAGGCCGAAATGGTAATAGAAGGCGAAGTTGTGCGACAGGAGTCGTTTTGGGATGCACGACAGGAGAATATCTATACTTCCAACATCATTAAAGTGTACAAGCTGTTTAAAGGCGAGGTACAAACCGAGTTAGTAGAGATTGTGACAGAAGGAGGCGCAATAGGCCTGAAGAAGCACGTCTTCTCGACAGCACTTAAGTTAAGGCAAGGACAGCAGGGGATATTCTTTCTGAAGCGGCAGCAACTAGTGCAACGCACGCCTGGCAAGACTGCCCTTAGTACCCGAGCCTATGGCAGCCAGCAGGGCTTTGTGCAGTATGATGTAAAGAACCGAACAGCACGCGGAGTATTTGAAAACTATGCTAACGTGCAGGAGCTATACGACGCTGTTACTAAAAAAACAGGAAAGAAATTCCGAACCGTTACCGAGAACCAGAAGCTTAAGGTATCTGCTGTTCAGGAAAGCCAGAAACAAAATCAAAGTGCTCCGTTGGCACCTGTTATTACATCCTTCTCGCCAGCAGTGGCAAGCGCTGGTACGGGTAGAATTCTGACCATAAACGGTACTGGCTTTGGCAACACCCGTGGCGAGGGGCATGTAGAATTTAGAAACGCAGACGATGGCGGGCAGACTTGGGTTAGGCCGCTGCCAACAGAGTACATCTCCTGGACAAACACCCGCATCACAATGTATATTCCGTCGGTAATGCAAGATGAGGGTACTGCCGGCTCAGGACCTATCCGCGTTACAACCAACGATGGCAGTTCTTTTGCCTCCGTCACTCCTATTACGCTACAGTTTGCCTACTCCAACGTAGAGTTCGACGATAAATCTTTTAAGCCTATACTTACAGAGCAAGATAACGCTGGAGGTTATACCATCTTGTTTGCCCAAAGTATGGACAATAGGCTGCCAGCCAAAGAGGGCTTCAGGCGAGCAGTAAATACATGGGTTTGCGTGTCGGAGATTAACTGGAAGTTAGGTGGCTCCACTACCATTAATGCTGCTGCAGATGACGGGTCTTCGGTAATACGCTTTGCCTCACAGTCTACAGTTGGAGAGTCTGTCTTGGCCAGAACCATAAGCCGTTACGAAGGCTGCGCCAGCAGCTCTGACACTTTGTTTTGGGTAACGGAGTTTGATATGGAGATTAATGAGCAGATAGACTGGCAGTATGGTCCTGGTGGCCCAAGTAGCCAGCAGTTCGATTTTGAAACTGTAATGCTGCACGAGCTCGGCCATGCGCACCAGCTGGGCCACGTTAATCTGCCGCGTGCTGTTATGTATTATGCCATAGAATACGCGCGGCTAGAACGCGACCTAAGCTCGCTTGATATTGAAGGGGCAGAACTGGTAATGGCTCATAGCCTGGAGCAGGGCGAGACGCTTGATGAATTCCTCTGCAGAGATATGCCTGGCCCTATAGAGCCAAGCCAAAGCAGCGAGTGTAACTTAGCGCCAGAAGTCTTGACGTTAGAGGCGGAATTTACAACATCTAATGCTGTGCTAGTGAGCTGGACTACACGCAATGAGCAGGACATAGATAACTTTATAGTGCAGCGTAGCTCAGATGGAGTAAATTGGAGTGATGTGGGCACTGTAGAATCTGAAGGGCCTAGCAATGGCGGTGAGCTACAGTATACTTTCACTGACTTAGACCCGCTGCGAAACCAATCCTACTACAGGCTAGAAGTAGTGTATCAGAATGGTGAGAGCAGTTTCTCGCCACGGGTGGTGGTGCTTAACCCGGCAGATATTCGGGTGCTAAGGTATTTCCCGAATCCTGTTTCAGGGCAAGGCTCTCAAAACGGTAGTCAGCTTACCCTCTACTACTTGGTAAACCGTGGTGCAACCATGCAGGCGCAGCTCTACAATGCGAAGGGGCAAATTGTAAAAGAGTATGAGTTAAACTTCAGCACAGGAGTAAGTTCATACACGCTCGACCTAAGTAGTCTGGCTGCAGGTATCTACTTCCTTAAATGGCAGGAAAGCAACCAGAGCGGCACAGAGAAGATCCTGAAGCTATAA
- a CDS encoding M56 family metallopeptidase gives MNQIEHLIPEGLVSALGWTLLHALWQGAFVALLLSLLLVLLHRHSARVRYIVASSAMLLQLVLSAGTFAYYSNHSQEVPGQYGTAAVTTEASVITVSTTPFWADPFSVTQVYFEQQLPLLVTLWLLGLTLMAIRFMGGLAYTQRLRHYKTSAMGVQWQQKLDALRERLGVQQSVRLVESALVKVPMAIGVAKPVILLPIGAVTGLTQAQVEAVLAHELAHILRKDYLLNMLQSVVDMLYFYHPAMWWVSGVVRAERENCCDDIAVALCGDTLTYARALTELEAMRMPAAPGMAVAFSGNRGSLMTRIKRLVGQPLKPTFTEGFAAGLVLVVGLLALSFGAVAERQPLEEQKKVKPAKETAAAAEISEDDAGAVTYTAQDAQGNNRSVVIITNKKGKVKELYVDGKRIPKKDIDQYKDLVDQRLQATKNASKATREEVEVIIDRQQEAVARGQSRRHFREFEVMEVPPVPPAPGVPPAPPAPPAPPAGASKKEKEAYKRDLKKYEEERKQYEQELQKLEQGMMRYEERVIRRHTQQDSLRRTEMVQRHKEHTERMRAHQEEMSARRAEMEVRREEMEKRRKQQAEKMQQMKKELVKDGLIESDSSNLSIQINNDELLINGKKQPQEVYNKYKKWLAPDKEE, from the coding sequence ATGAACCAAATCGAACACCTGATACCGGAGGGCTTAGTAAGTGCCCTTGGCTGGACCTTGCTACACGCTTTGTGGCAGGGTGCCTTTGTGGCACTACTGCTGAGCCTGCTGTTGGTGCTGCTGCATCGCCACTCAGCCAGAGTCCGCTACATAGTGGCCAGTTCAGCAATGCTCCTGCAACTAGTGCTTTCGGCAGGCACTTTCGCCTACTACTCAAATCACTCACAAGAGGTGCCGGGCCAGTATGGTACAGCTGCGGTTACTACTGAAGCATCTGTTATAACAGTCAGCACCACTCCTTTCTGGGCTGATCCTTTTTCTGTCACCCAGGTATATTTCGAGCAGCAGCTGCCACTTTTAGTAACGCTGTGGCTACTGGGACTAACGCTGATGGCAATCCGGTTTATGGGTGGACTGGCATACACACAACGCCTGCGTCACTATAAAACGTCTGCTATGGGTGTGCAGTGGCAGCAAAAACTAGATGCCCTGCGTGAGCGGTTGGGCGTGCAGCAGTCAGTGCGATTGGTAGAGTCGGCATTGGTAAAGGTACCGATGGCAATAGGTGTGGCGAAGCCGGTTATACTACTACCGATAGGCGCTGTTACAGGCCTTACACAGGCGCAGGTAGAGGCAGTGCTTGCCCACGAGCTGGCGCATATCCTCCGTAAGGATTACTTGCTTAACATGTTGCAGTCTGTAGTAGACATGCTATACTTCTACCACCCAGCTATGTGGTGGGTATCAGGAGTGGTGCGAGCCGAGCGCGAAAACTGCTGCGATGATATTGCTGTAGCTCTTTGTGGCGATACCTTAACCTATGCCCGAGCCCTTACAGAATTGGAAGCCATGCGTATGCCAGCAGCGCCAGGTATGGCAGTAGCTTTTTCAGGCAACAGAGGATCCTTGATGACCCGTATCAAACGTTTGGTAGGTCAGCCACTGAAGCCAACGTTTACAGAAGGGTTCGCAGCTGGGCTAGTGCTGGTAGTAGGCTTGTTGGCCTTGTCTTTCGGGGCAGTAGCGGAGCGGCAGCCATTAGAAGAACAGAAGAAAGTTAAGCCTGCTAAAGAAACCGCTGCAGCTGCAGAGATCTCTGAGGATGATGCAGGTGCTGTAACGTACACGGCTCAGGACGCTCAGGGAAACAACCGCAGCGTCGTTATCATCACCAACAAAAAAGGAAAGGTAAAAGAACTGTACGTGGACGGAAAGCGTATCCCGAAAAAGGACATTGATCAGTATAAGGATCTCGTGGACCAGCGCTTACAGGCAACAAAAAACGCCTCTAAGGCAACGCGCGAGGAGGTTGAGGTAATAATAGATCGACAACAGGAAGCAGTAGCCAGAGGGCAAAGCCGAAGACACTTCAGGGAATTTGAGGTGATGGAAGTTCCACCGGTACCACCGGCTCCAGGTGTACCGCCTGCTCCTCCTGCCCCACCAGCCCCACCAGCAGGGGCAAGCAAAAAAGAAAAGGAAGCGTATAAGCGTGACCTGAAGAAGTATGAGGAAGAACGAAAGCAGTATGAGCAAGAGCTGCAGAAACTGGAGCAGGGCATGATGAGGTACGAAGAAAGAGTCATCAGGAGGCATACCCAACAAGATAGCTTACGACGAACAGAAATGGTACAGCGACACAAAGAACACACAGAAAGAATGAGAGCACACCAGGAAGAAATGAGCGCCCGCAGAGCCGAAATGGAAGTTCGGCGGGAGGAAATGGAAAAGCGTCGTAAGCAGCAGGCTGAAAAAATGCAGCAGATGAAGAAGGAGTTGGTAAAGGACGGCTTGATAGAGAGCGACAGCAGCAACCTGAGCATTCAAATCAATAATGATGAGCTGCTCATTAACGGCAAAAAGCAGCCTCAGGAAGTATACAACAAGTATAAAAAGTGGTTGGCACCAGATAAGGAGGAGTAG
- a CDS encoding BlaI/MecI/CopY family transcriptional regulator produces MSIQSTPKPTEAELEILQVLWQHGPSTVRFVHEELSKTKEVGYTTTLKIMQLMTEKEMLEADKSSRSHIFKPLLQEEDTQQQLLNRFLDTAFRGSASKLVMQALGNSRTSKEELYEIRNLLDKLEGGTK; encoded by the coding sequence ATGAGTATACAATCCACACCAAAGCCAACAGAAGCCGAGCTGGAGATTTTACAGGTGCTGTGGCAGCATGGCCCTAGCACAGTTCGATTTGTGCATGAGGAGCTAAGCAAAACAAAGGAAGTAGGCTATACTACTACCTTAAAAATCATGCAGCTGATGACAGAAAAAGAAATGCTGGAGGCCGACAAATCAAGCCGCTCGCACATCTTTAAACCTCTACTGCAGGAGGAGGACACACAACAGCAGCTGTTGAACCGGTTTCTGGATACTGCCTTCCGGGGCTCGGCCAGTAAACTAGTGATGCAGGCACTTGGCAACAGCCGCACATCCAAAGAAGAACTCTATGAGATCAGAAACCTATTAGATAAATTGGAAGGAGGTACAAAATGA
- a CDS encoding OmpA family protein, protein MKRTFTLALVLVWMAASGFMTVLAQDMKQADKYFNNFEFSLALEAYKKVLEKEEPSLLVVQRIADSYRILNNSKEAEFWYAQVIAFPNSDPANIYLYAESAKRNANYDKAKQLFLEYSEKVPAQREVALRMAASCDTAKKWMKNPKPYVVEKMEVVNSDGADFGPVRTKDGLLFSSDRLEVGNKQQTARNNWTGNGFIQMYFAQKLSDTTTTLANPVPLPPSINTEYHNGPADYLEKDQTLYFTRTHVVKKRATGSVNSDPTSWFKGSDNGTHTNRHGIYMSKFNGSKWENVEAFKYNNTDEFSIGHPAISPDGKILYFVSDMPGGYGETDIYYSERMADGSWGKPTNAGPVINTSGRESFANLGEDGKLYFSSDGHMGMGGLDLFRANGTHKAWTQVENLQYPLNTSQDDFGIEVDSTGKKGLLSSSRLSDNGFDDILTFEEYKGPCLLVGRVVEKFAQSGTVKTIITSVPDAMLQLYVDGSEEAIETKSDAEGNFSFPVMAGTKYQIKGSKKGYLSQTVAFTPECLNDADTVEVELTFIRSTPNKPVVIENIYYDLDKFDIKPAAALELDRLVQMMKDNPRIRIELSSHTDSRQTHKYNQVLSQLRAQSAVDYLVSKGVDRNRLVARGYGETRLINKCRDGISCAEELHQENRRTEFKILR, encoded by the coding sequence ATGAAGCGCACGTTTACCCTTGCCCTGGTGCTGGTTTGGATGGCAGCCAGCGGATTCATGACTGTGCTGGCACAGGACATGAAGCAGGCTGACAAGTATTTTAACAACTTTGAGTTTAGTCTGGCTCTGGAAGCCTACAAAAAGGTGCTGGAGAAAGAGGAGCCGAGCCTCTTGGTGGTGCAGCGCATTGCCGACAGCTACCGCATCCTTAACAACAGCAAAGAGGCGGAATTCTGGTATGCCCAGGTTATAGCCTTCCCTAATTCAGACCCTGCTAACATTTACCTTTATGCAGAGTCGGCTAAGCGTAATGCTAACTATGACAAGGCAAAGCAGCTGTTTCTAGAGTATAGCGAAAAAGTGCCGGCACAGCGCGAGGTGGCCTTGCGCATGGCTGCCTCGTGCGATACAGCTAAGAAGTGGATGAAAAACCCTAAGCCTTATGTAGTAGAAAAGATGGAGGTGGTAAACTCTGATGGCGCCGACTTCGGTCCTGTGCGTACCAAGGATGGATTACTCTTCTCTTCTGACAGACTGGAAGTAGGCAACAAGCAGCAGACTGCGCGTAACAACTGGACTGGCAATGGCTTTATCCAGATGTACTTTGCGCAAAAGCTGTCAGACACGACCACAACTCTGGCTAATCCGGTGCCGCTACCTCCGTCTATCAACACAGAGTACCATAACGGCCCTGCCGACTACCTGGAGAAAGACCAAACGCTATACTTTACCCGCACGCATGTGGTGAAAAAGAGGGCAACCGGCAGCGTGAACTCTGATCCAACAAGCTGGTTTAAAGGCAGCGATAATGGTACCCACACCAACCGCCACGGCATCTATATGTCTAAATTCAATGGCTCTAAATGGGAAAATGTAGAAGCTTTCAAGTATAATAATACGGATGAATTCTCTATTGGTCATCCTGCCATTTCTCCAGACGGGAAGATACTATACTTTGTATCAGACATGCCCGGAGGCTATGGCGAAACAGATATTTACTATAGTGAGCGCATGGCTGATGGATCTTGGGGAAAACCTACAAACGCAGGGCCTGTAATAAACACCAGCGGCCGCGAAAGCTTTGCAAACTTAGGAGAGGATGGTAAGCTGTACTTCTCTTCCGACGGCCACATGGGTATGGGAGGCTTGGATCTCTTCAGAGCAAATGGTACACACAAAGCATGGACGCAAGTAGAGAATTTACAGTACCCGCTTAATACTTCCCAAGATGATTTTGGCATTGAAGTAGACAGCACAGGTAAAAAAGGGCTGCTTTCATCCAGCCGCTTATCTGATAACGGTTTCGATGACATTCTTACGTTTGAAGAGTACAAGGGCCCATGCTTATTGGTGGGTAGAGTTGTAGAAAAGTTCGCACAATCAGGAACGGTCAAAACTATCATAACGTCGGTGCCAGATGCCATGCTGCAACTGTACGTGGATGGTAGCGAAGAGGCTATTGAGACAAAGTCAGATGCAGAAGGAAACTTCTCTTTCCCAGTAATGGCAGGTACAAAGTACCAGATCAAAGGTAGCAAGAAAGGATACCTGTCGCAGACTGTTGCATTTACACCAGAGTGCTTAAATGATGCCGATACAGTAGAGGTAGAACTGACGTTTATCCGCAGTACACCAAACAAGCCTGTCGTAATTGAGAACATCTATTACGACCTGGATAAGTTTGACATCAAGCCTGCTGCCGCTTTAGAGCTAGATAGGCTGGTGCAGATGATGAAAGACAATCCGCGTATCCGTATCGAGCTTAGCTCCCACACAGATAGCCGCCAGACGCACAAGTATAACCAGGTTTTATCGCAGCTGCGTGCGCAGTCGGCGGTAGATTACCTGGTATCTAAAGGAGTAGACCGTAATAGGCTGGTAGCAAGAGGCTACGGTGAAACAAGGCTTATTAATAAGTGTAGAGACGGCATATCATGTGCTGAAGAACTGCACCAGGAGAACCGACGCACAGAGTTCAAAATCCTGAGGTAA
- a CDS encoding type IX secretion system membrane protein PorP/SprF, which produces MRTNIKPIKKLLVLIGIALAPSAFAQQAPQYSQYIFNELVVNPAYAGSKEITSINGTYRTQWTGLQGAPTSQTLSVDGPTNNKSLGWGVHLLNDEIGAQSQTSVYGALSTRIRLDRYSDLALGIAAGVSQYVLDGTRLDPGSEMPDQAIPEGRVSQVLPDLKIGAFYNTERFYAGLSVANLVPFKDSKTEIATPRRHYFLSSGYVFDLSRNVRLKPSVLVKEDFRSPTAVDLNSFVLLFDRLWLGASYRTALPMFTDQQMKELDKRNAVVLIAQVYATQKLRIGYSYDISLNKFRNYSSHEVSVGYYFLKKKYGRILTPRNL; this is translated from the coding sequence ATGAGAACGAACATTAAACCAATAAAGAAACTTCTTGTACTGATAGGCATTGCGCTGGCTCCGTCGGCCTTTGCCCAGCAGGCTCCGCAGTACAGCCAGTACATATTTAATGAGCTGGTGGTAAATCCTGCCTATGCTGGCAGTAAGGAGATAACAAGCATAAACGGTACCTACCGTACCCAATGGACAGGACTTCAGGGTGCGCCTACTTCTCAGACATTGAGTGTAGACGGCCCTACGAACAACAAGAGCTTGGGCTGGGGAGTGCACCTGCTGAACGATGAGATCGGAGCGCAGAGCCAGACATCTGTTTACGGAGCTCTTTCTACCAGAATCAGGCTGGACCGTTACTCTGATCTGGCTCTGGGTATAGCAGCAGGCGTGTCGCAGTATGTATTAGATGGTACCCGATTGGATCCAGGAAGTGAGATGCCGGACCAGGCAATCCCGGAGGGACGGGTATCGCAAGTGCTGCCAGATCTAAAGATTGGTGCTTTCTACAACACTGAGCGCTTTTATGCAGGCCTGTCGGTAGCAAACCTGGTTCCATTCAAAGACAGTAAGACAGAGATAGCCACACCGCGCCGTCACTACTTCCTGTCGAGTGGTTATGTGTTTGACCTAAGCAGAAATGTACGTCTGAAGCCAAGTGTACTGGTAAAGGAAGACTTCAGAAGCCCTACTGCAGTTGACCTGAACTCCTTCGTGCTGCTGTTTGACCGCCTGTGGCTAGGAGCTTCTTACCGTACTGCTTTGCCGATGTTCACGGATCAGCAGATGAAGGAGCTGGATAAGCGCAATGCTGTGGTGCTGATTGCACAGGTGTATGCGACACAGAAGCTGCGCATAGGCTACTCCTACGATATTAGCCTCAACAAATTTAGAAATTACTCAAGCCACGAGGTGTCGGTAGGTTACTACTTCCTGAAGAAGAAGTATGGCCGAATTCTGACTCCAAGAAACCTATAG